The nucleotide window TTGCCCAGATCAAGGAACGCCATCCGCGTTTGCCCGTGATCATCATGACCGCGCACTCCGATCTGGATTCGGCGGTGGCCGCATTCCAGGGTGGTGCGTTCGAGTACTTGCCCAAGCCGTTCGATGTGGACCACGCAGTCGAGCTGATCCGCCGTGCGCTCGACGAGAGCCTCAAGCAGGATGTCGAGGACGAGGTGCCCGAAGACGCCCCGGCGATCTTGGGTCAGGCACCGGCCATGCAGGAGGTGTTCCGCGCGATTGGCCGGCTGAGCCAGAGCGCTGCCACCGTCCTGATCACCGGCGAATCCGGCTCGGGCAAGGAGCTGGTGGCGCGTGCCTTGCATCGCCATAGCCCGCGGGCAGGTCGCCAGTTCGTGGCCATCAACACGGCCGCCATCCCCAAGGATCTGCTGGAGAGCGAGCTGTTCGGCCACGAACGCGGCGCGTTTACCGGCGCCCAGGCGCAGCGTACCGGTCGCTTCGAGCAGGCCGAGGGCGGCACGCTGTTTCTGGATGAAATCGGCGATATGCCGCCCGAGCTGCAAACCCGCCTGCTGCGCGTGCTCTCGGATGGCTTCTTCTACCGAGTGGGCGGCCATGCGCCGATCAAGGCCAATGTGCGCGTGATTGCGGCCACCCATCAGGCGCTGGAAGAACGCGTCAAGAACGGTCTATTCCGCGAAGACTTGTTCCACCGCCTCAATGTAATCCGCCTGCGTCTGCCCTCATTGCAGGAGCGACGCGAGGATATCCCGCTGCTGGCACGCCACTTCCTCGCCAAATCGGCGCGTGATCTGGGCGTAGAGGCCAAGCGGCTGACGGACGATGCCATGCGCGTGCTCACCGGCTTTGCCTTCCCCGGCAATGTGCGCCAGCTCGAAAACCTGTGCCACTGGATCACCGTGATGGCACCGGGCCAAGCCGTCGGCCCGGCCGATCTGCCGCCCGAACTCAAGCAGGAAGGCAGCAGCAGTGTCAGTGGCGATTGGGTGGAGCAGCTCGCGCAGGAAGCCGACCGCCGCCTGCGCCAGGGCGAGCGCGGCTTTATCGAGGCGCTGACCCACCAGTTTGAACGCACGCTGATCCTGCGTGCATTGGCGGCCACCGGCGGCAAGCGGATCGAGGCTGCCGAGCGGCTAGGTCTGGGCCGCAACACGCTGACACGCAAGATCCAGGAGCTGGATCTGGAGCGGGAAATTGGCGGCGAATAGATCGTAGTTATTGGTGGCAGGTAAAGCGGCAGGGCCGTATTGCCCGGTGGCGGCGTATCGTAAAAGCCCGTTCCGTTAGACGAGTGCTCATGCTGCCACCCGCACAACTTCGCTGGCATACCCTTGCCCACGCCGAGCCCGGCTCCCGTCTGATCATCACCGGTGCTGTGCATGGCATCGAAACCTGCGGCACCCGTGCAATCCAGCGGTTGCTGGCCGAGCTGGATCGCGGCGAGCTGGCCTTGTGCCGTGGCCAGCTCACTCTAGTGCCGGTTTGCAATCCGCTCGCCTATGCGCAGGGACGGCGGGAGGGCGAGGGCGACCTTAATCGCAAGATCGCCGTGCGTGATGCGCCCGCCAGCTTTGAAGAGCGCCTCGCCAACCAGCTTGCGCCGCTGCTGCTGGCGCACGATGTGCTGCTGGACCTGCACTCCTTCCAGAGCCCCGGCCAGCCCTTTGTGGTGCTGGGGCCCGATACCCCGTTTGTCCGCGCTGCGGATGAGGTGGCACTCGCCAGATATCTGGGCGTGAGCCGATTCGTGGAAGGCAGCCTCATCCGCACCGAGCGCGTAGTGCCGCCGCCCGGTGGTGCCAGCATGGCCAACTGGATGCGGGCGCATGGCAAATATGGCCTGACGCTCGAGTGCGGCCAGCATGCCGACCCGGCCGCGCCCGAGGTGGCGTATCGCGCCATCCGCCACACGCTCGCCTATCTGGGTCTGGTGGACGAGCCCGAGCCGGCTGCTGCCGAGGCGCCGCTCTCGGTACGCTTTCGTCAGACCATACTGCGGCGTAGCGAGGCAGACCAATTCAGCCGCGCCTGGCAGAGTTTCGATGCCGTGCAGGCCGGTGAGCTGATCGGCACCTTTGGCGATGGCAGCGTCTTGCGTGCGGAAGCCGATGGCTATCTGGTATTCCCCGATCCGCTGTGCAAGGTGGGTGCCGAATGGGTCTATCTGGCGGATGCTGGGACACGCTTCACCGATTGAGCAGGCTGGCTGCATGAGGGGAATTCATGTGCTTAGGCCGAATGGTCTCAAGGCGCACACCTGCTGCGTGCTAAAATTCCGCCGTTTCCCTCGCAATATCAGCCACTTGCCATGACCCAGCGCCGCACACAGATCGAAGCCCTGCTACAAGACCGCATCCTGATGCTCGATGGCGGCATGGGGACGATGATCCAGCGTCACAATCTGGGTGAGGCGGACTACCGTGGCGAGCGCTTCAAGGATTGGCCCAGCGACCTCAAGGGCAATAACGATCTGCTGGTGCTGACCCAGCCGGCCATCATCGGCGGCATCCATCAGGCCTATCTCGATGCCGGTGCCGACATCATCGAGACCAACAGCTTCAACGCCACCAGCATTGCCATGGCCGATTACGACATGCAATCGCTGGTGCACGAACTCAACGTGGCGGCCGCCAGGCTGGTCAAAGATCTGTGCGTCGCCCAGACGGCCAAAACCCCGAACAAGCCGCGCTTCTGCGCTGGCGTGCTCGGCCCCACCAACCGCACCTGCTCGATCAGCCCCGATGTGAATGACCCGGGCTATCGCAATGTGACCTTCGATCAGCTCGTCGAGAGCTATCTGGAAGCGATTGATGGCCTGGTTGTGGGTGGCGCCGACCTGCTGCTGGTCGAAACGATTTTCGACACGTTGAATGCCAAGGCCGCCGTTTTTGCGATCCACAAGTATTTCGACGAACGCCCGGACATTGAGCGCTTGCCCATCATGGTGTCAGGCACGATTACCGATCAGTCCGGCCGCACGCTGACGGGTCAGACGACCGAGGCTTTCTACAACTCGTTGCGCCATGCCGATGCTGTCAGCTACGGTCTCAACTGCGCGCTGGGGCCGGATTTGCTGCGCCCTTATGTGGAAGAGATGGCGCGGGTTTCCGAATCGTTTGTGTCGGTGCACGCGAATGCCGGTCTGCCTAATGCGTTTGGCGGCTACGACCTCACGCCCGAGGTCATGGCCGTGCAGGTGCGCGAATGGGCCGAGTCGGGCTTGGTGAATATCGTCGGCGGCTGTTGTGGCACCACGCCCGACCATATCGCCGCCATGGCACAGGCGCTGGCGGGTCTGAAGCCACGCGCGCTGCCCCAAATCGAGGCCAAACAGCGCCTGTCGGGCCTTGAGCCGTTCAATATCGGCGATGGCGATCTGTTCGTGAACGTGGGTGAACGCACCAATGTGACCGGCTCGCGCGCGTTTGCCAAGCTGATCCTGGCCGGCGATTACCCGGCCGCGCTCGAGGTGGCCCGCCAGCAGGTGGTAGCCGGCGCACAGGTCATCGACGTGAACATGGACGAGGGCATGCTCGATGCCGAAAAGGCCATGGTCACCTTCCTGAACCTGATCGCCTCCGAGCCCGATATCTCGCGCGTGCCGGTGATGATCGACTCGTCCAAATGGAGCGTGATCGAGGCCGGCCTCAAGTGCGTGCAGGGCAAGTGCATCGTCAATTCGATCTCGATGAAGGAAGGCGTGGCCGAGTTCATCAAGCACGCCCGTCTGTGCAAGCGCTATGGCGCGGCTGTGATCGTAATGGCGTTTGACGAGGTCGGCCAGGCCGATACCTACGCGCGCAAGATCGAGATCTGCGAGAAGAGTTACCGGATTCTGGTCGATGAGGTCGGCTTTGACCCGGCCGACATCATCTTCGACCCGAACATCTTTGCCGTGGCCACCGGTATTGAAGAACACGCGCGCTATGGTCTGGATTTCATCGAAGCCACAGGCTGGATCAAACAGCATCTGCCACACGCGAAGATTTCAGGCGGTGTGTCGAACGTGAGCTTCAGCTTCCGCGGCAACAACAAGGTGCGCGAGGCGATCCACGCCGTGTTCCTGTATCACGCGATCCAGCGCGGCATGACCATGGGCATCGTCAATGCCGGCGCGCTGGAGGTGTATGAAGAAGTCGAACCCGAGCTGCGCAATGCGATCGAGGATGTGGTGCTCAACCGGGCGCGCGCCGATGGTGCCGACACCACCGAACACCTGATCGCGCTGGCCGAGCGCTTCAAAGGCGACGCCAACGCTGCCAAGGGTGAAGACCTGAGCTGGCGCAACGGCAGCCTGCAGGAGCGCATCACCCATGCGCTGGTCAAGGGCATTACCACCTATATCGTTGAGGACACCGAAGAAGCCCGCCAGAGCCTGCCGCGCCCGATCAATGTGATCGAAGGCCCGCTGATGAACGGCATGAACCACGTAGGCGACCTGTTCGGCTCGGGCAAGATGTTCCTGCCGCAGGTGGTCAAGTCGGCACGTGTCATGAAGGCCGCTGTGGCCTATCTGGAGCCGTTCATCGAGGAAGAAAAGGTACGGCTGGGCATTGCCGACGCCAAAGCCAAAGGCAAGATCGTGATGGCGACGGTGAAGGGCGATGTGCACGATATCGGCAAGAACATCGTCGGCGTGGTGCTGCGCTGTAACAACTACGAGGTCATCGACCTGGGCGTGATGGTGCCCGCGCAGAAGATTCTGGATACCGCACGTGAAGTCGGCGCGGACATCATCGGCCTCAGCGGCCTGATCACCCCGTCGCTCGAAGAAATGGCCCATGTGGCCAAGGAAATGCAGCGCCAAGGGTTCACGATTCCGCTGCTGATCGGCGGTGCCACCACGTCCAAGGTGCACACGGCCGTGAAGATTGCGCCCAATTACGATCAGCCCGTGATCTACGTGCCCGATGCCTCGCGCGCGGTGGGCGTGTGCTCGAACCTGCTTTCCGAAGACCTGCGTGCCGACTATGTGGCCGGCATCGCCAGCGAATACGAGAACATCCGCACCATCCACGCCAATCGGGGCAAGCTCGATCTGCTCAAGATCGCCGACGCGCGCGCCAATGCCTTCAAACCCGACTGGGCCGGCTACACGCCGCCCAAGCCCAAGCAGCTGGGGGTGATCCGTTTCGAGCAGTATCCGCTGGCCGAGATTGTCGAGTACATCGACTGGAGCCCGTTCTTCAACGCCTGGGAGCTGTTCGGCAAGTACCCGAAGATTCTGCAGGACGAGGTGGTGGGCGAGTCGGCGCGTGCGTTGTTTGCCGATGGCCAGGCCATGCTCAAGCAGATGGTGGCCGAGAACTGGGTGCAGGCCAATGGGGTGATCGGCCTGTTCCCGGCCGCTAGCGTAGGCGACGACATCGAGCTATACGACCCGGTTTCGGGCAACAAGCTGATGGCCATGCACTGCCTGCGCCAGCAGAACCGCAAGGCCGAGGGCAAGCCCAACTGGAGTCTGGCCGATTTCGTCGCGCCAAAAGACAGCGGCAAGAACGATTACGTGGGTTTGTTTGCCGTCACTGCCGGCTTGAACGTGGACCCGCATGTCGCGCGCTTCGAAGCCGCCAATGACGATTACAACGCCATCATGGTCAAGGCGCTGGCTGATCGCCTTGCCGAAGCCTTTGCCGAGCTGATGCACGCCAAGGTGCGCCGCGAGCTCTGGGCTTATGCCCACGAAACCGGCCTGAATGTGGATGACCTGACCGAGGAGCGCTACCGCGGCATCCGCCCGGCACCGGGCTATCCGGCCTGCCCGGATCACACCACCAAGACCGATCTGTTCCGCGTGCTCGATGCCGAATCGATCGGCATGCAGCTGACCGAAGGCTATGCCATGCTGCCCACGGCGGCGGTCAGCGGTCTGTACTTCAGCCATCCCGATGCGCAGTACTTTGCGGTGGGCAAGCTCGACAAGGATCAGGTCGAAGACTACGCAGTGCGGCGTGGCGTGAGTGTGCAGCAGGCCGAGCGCGATCTGGCGCCTAACTTGGCGTACAACGCCTGAGTGCAGGAAAAAGGGGCGCTGGATGCGCCCCTTTTTTCATCGCCTTATTTCAGGGAAACGTACTCTTCCTTGATGGCTTCCACCCCGGTGTGGGGTGAGGGCAGCATCAGGCGGATTTCCTTGAAGACGCTGCCATCAATCTCGAAACGGTAGCCATCAATCAATTCAGCCTTGTCGCCATGGCGGCTGACGATACGGTAGTTGCCACGCGGCAGGATGGCGGGCACACGCCAGGCAAAGGTGCCTGGGCTGATGCCGGGACCATCGTGGAAAAGTGGATGGGTCTGTTTTTCCCAGCCTTCCAGCAAGGTGGGCTGCTGGTTGGCGTCGGCTGCGTGAGCGGAGATAGCCGCGATACCCAGCAGGCTGGCGTACAGCAGTGCACGAATGGGTGGGTTTGCGATCATGAGATGCCTCCCTGTCTGATGAGGTTGCAAATGGCCGGACATGCCCACAGGCTGTGCCGGCGCTTACCCTTCTGATACGGCCACGCGTAAAAAGTGCCCGAGTCGTGTCAGTCCATGCACGGCCCGTCAGACTCGCCGATCTGCAGGGCGGGCTGGCTGAGCATTTGCAAATCTTCGAGCGGATGGTTGCCTTCCATCACCATGCGGATCAGTCGGGCCATGTGCTGGCCGGCATTCTGCTGTGTAGGCTGGATGACCGAGGTGATGTTCACCCCGGCAAGCAGGGTGTCGGGCGGGCTGCCGTCGTAAATGATGATGGACAGCTCACGTCCGAGGCTCACGCCGCGGTCCAGCAAGGCCCTTACAGCGCCTTCGCCGGCCAGGTTGTTGTCCACGATCAGCGCTGTGGGGCGATCGGCTTCGTCGAGCATCGCCAGCATCGTGGCGTAGCCGCTATTGCGCGACAGGCCGGCCGGACGCAGCCAGTGCTCGTTCGGGGTGATGCCGGCCTGCTCCAGCCCATGCAGAAAACCCATGCGGCGCTGGTAGGCAAAGTTGTAGTGCTGGGCGGCATAGAGGTAGCCGATGCGCTTGTGGCCCAGGCTCACCAGTCGCTCCACGGCCAGACGCGCGCCGGCTTCGTTATCAAAGTCGAACCAAGGGTAGCGCGCGCAATCGTCGCTACGGCCGTAGGCCAGAAAAGGCACGCCTTCATCAAGCAGGTATTCGATGCGCTCATCCTGCCGCTTGGTGCGCGCCACGATAAAGCCATCCACCCGCTTACCATGCACGAGGCGCTCATAGGTATCGAGCTCGCCCTTGTGGGTAGCCGAGGCAATCAGCAAGTCCATCTGCTTGGGCGCCAGCCCCTCGGTCAGCCCCGCCACCACATCCAGAAAACGCGGGTCGGCCACGTCGCCGTCTTCCAGCGGGTGAACAATGCCGATGGCGTTGGCGCGTCCCAGCGCCAGGCTGCGGGCAATCGGGTTGGGTTGGTAGCCAAGCTCCTTGGCTGCCTCGGCTACGCGCTGGCGGGTTTTTTCGCTGACGTCGGAATACCCGTTCAGCGCCCGGCTGACGGTAGTCATGGAGAGGTTGAGGCTGGCAGCCAGTGCTTTGAGATCCATCGTGGCTCAAGTCTTACGGAGGAATTGGGGCAGGTTCCAGGCGGCCAAGGCAAAAAAATTGGCGCGGGCCAGCCTTGCTGAGGGGCTAGCATACCGCGCCAGAGAGGAGTGAACGATAGGTGCAACGCTAAGGGTTGCGACCCGAGATCTCTCGATGCCTTGCATCGTTGCCTTGCCGTGGGTGAGTTGCGTTGACGTGCCATCATACCCAAAGCGGTTTGGATAGTAACCAAAACGCTTTGGTAAGTAAACTACGTTGCGTCGCTGCCATCGCGCAGCGGTCCGCCCTGCCGCGTACGAGCCAAGAAAAAACCCGCAACAGCAAGATTGTTGCGGGTTTCGGGCTGCATATCCTGCTCGCCAGGCGAGCCGGAAATTACAGCGAGTAGTACATGTCGAACTCGACCGGGTGGGTCGTCATGCGGATCTTGTTCACATCGTTCATCTTCAGTTCGATGTAGGAATCAATCCACTCGTTGGTGAACACGCCACCGCGAACCAGGAACTCGCGATCCTTGTCGAGTGCGTCCAGCGCTTCGTCGAGCGAGGCGCACACGGTCGGGATCAGCTTGTCTTCTTCCGGCGGCAGGTCGTACAGGTTCTTGTCGGCCGGATCGCCGGGGTGGATCTTGTTCTGCACGCCATCCAGGCCGGCCATCAGCAGGGCCGAGAATGCCAGGTACGGGTTGGCCAATGGATCCGGGAAGCGGGCTTCGATACGGCGGCCCTTGTCGGATGCCACGTGCGGAATACGGATCGAGGCCGAACGGTTGCGGGCCGAGTAAGCCAGCTTCACCGGGGCTTCGTAGTGCGGCACGAGGCGCTTGTACGAGTTGGTGCCCGGGTTGGTGATGGCGTTCAGTGCCTTGGCGTGCTTGATGATGCCGCCGATGTAGTACAGGGCGAACTCGCTCAGGCCGGCGTAACCGGTACCGGCAAACAGGTTCTTGCCATCCTTCCAGACCGACTGGTGCACGTGCATGCCGGAGCCGTTGTCGCCAACGATGGGCTTGGGCATGAAGGTGGCGGTCTTGCCGTACTGGTGGGCTACGTTGTGCACCACGTACTTGAGGATCTGGGTCCAGTCGGCGCGCTGAACCAGCGTGCTGAACTTGGTGCCGATTTCGTTCTGGCCGGCGTTGGCGACTTCGTGGTGGAACACTTCGACGGGCACGCCGAGTTCTTCCAGGGCGATGACCATGGCGGCGCGGATGTCTTGGTGGCTATCGACCGGGGGAACCGGGAAGTAGCCGCCCTTCACGCGCGGACGGTGGCCGTGGTTGCCGCCATCGGTGGCGTCGTTGCTGGCCCAGGCACCCTCGTCCGAGGTGATCTTCAGGAAGCAGCCGGTCATGTCGACGTTCCACTGCACGCCGTCGAAGATGAAGAATTCGGGTTCCGGACCGAAGTAGGCGGTGTCGCCCAGGCCCGATGCCTTCAGATAGGCTTCAGCGCGCTTGGCGATGGAGCGGGGGTCGCGGTCGTAGCCCTTACCCGTGTCGGGTTCGATCACGTCACAGGTCAGGAACACGGTCGGCTCGTCAAAGAACGGGTCGATATTGGCGGTGGACGGATCCGGCATCAGCAACATGTCGGAAGCCTGGATACCCTTCCAGCCGGTGATCGAGGAGCCATCAAAGGCGTGGCCGCGTTCGAACCATTCCTCATCGACCACGTGCGAAGGCACGGTCACGTGCTGTTCCTTGCCGATGGTGTCGGTGAAACGCAGGTCGACAAAGCGGATATCGTTTTCTTGGATGAGCTTGAGTACGTCGGCGACCGCCATTTTGCATAACTCCTGAAGATGATGAAGTGCCGGCGTGGGGTACACCAGCGGGCTGGGATTGTAAGCTTGTCCGGGTGGCTAGTCGCCAGCCGGAACAGAGTCGGGCCAACAAAAAGCAGAAACCATGCCACTCGCTATCCACTGCATTCATGCGCCATCTATGGGCATGGCCAAGGCATTTTCGCACCGAAATGGTGCTTGATTATGGTGCGCGCACCGATATTGTGCGAACCCGCCGACGGGCGTGATCTTTGCCATAATCCAGTCTGAACATGACACGTTGTTTGCGGAGACCTAGCCCATGAGCCTGACCAACGAAATCCTCCAGCGCGCGCGCGCGCGCGCCGAGCAACTGGGGCTGGCGTACTCCGGCGCGCTGACGCCAGAGGAGGCGCATACCCTCCGCGCTACCCTGCCCAATGCCAAGCTGATCGATGTACGCACGGCGGCCGAGTGGCAGTTTGTCGGCGCGCCGCCCGATGCGGTCAAGATCGAGTGGAAGTCCTGGCCCACCATGGGCGTGAATCCCCATTTCCTGGAGCAGCTACGCCATCAGGTCGATAGCGAAGATGTGCTGATGTTCCTGTGCCGCACTGGCGGCCGCTCGCACGAAGCCGCAGTACTGGCGGCCGACCATGGCTTTGCCGAGTGCTACAACGTGCTCGAAGGCTTTGAGGGTGATCGCAACGAGGCTGGGCAACGCGGTCAGAGCAACGGCTGGAAGGGGCGTGGCTTGCCTTGGTCGCAGGGTTGATCTGCGCCGTTGCTGCACTGTATTCCGCTTTGCACGTCGCCAGATTGGATTGGCGGCGTAGCAGCGTCTGTTTTTTCCTTTGAATGATGGATCCCGCTCTTCATGACTGACCGTTACGCCGTTGTCGGCCACCCCGTGGCTCACAGCAAGTCGCCCGCCATTCACGCTGCCTTTGCCCGCCAGACCGGCGAAAAGATCGACTACACCACCCTCGAAGCGCCCCTTGATGGGTTTGTCGATACGGTGGCGATGTTTCTGGCTATGGGGGGTGCGGGCTGCAATGTGACCGTGCCGTTCAAGGAAGCGGCGTATGAGTTTGCCAACCAGCTGACCGAGCGTGCCGAACAGGCCGGTGCGGTGAATACGCTGTGGCTGGATGATGATGGCGTGGTGGGTGACAACACCGATGGCGCCGGGCTGGTGCGCGACCTGCGGCGCCATACCGTGCTGGCGGGCAAGCGCATTCTGTTGCTGGGCGCAGGCGGTGCGGCGCGAGGGGTGATCGGCCCGCTGCTGGCCGAGCGGCCGACCGCGCTGGTGATCGCCAACCGCAGTCAGGATAAGGCCGATGCGCTGGCGGCACACTTTGCAGATATCGGGCCGATCAGTGCGGCGCGTTATGACGCGTTGGCCGGGCAGGTGTTCGATATCGTCATCAATGCCACATCGGCCAGTCTGGCGGGCGAACCGCTGCCGGTGCCCGATACGCTCTGGCATGAGGGCGTGCTGGCTTACGACATGATGTATGGCAAGGAAGAAACGCCCTTCCTGAAGCAGGCGGCCGCGGCATCACAGCGGCTCGACGGCCTGGGCATGCTGGTCGAGCAAGCCGCGGAGGCGTTCTTTGTGTGGCGCGGTGTGCGGCCAGATACCGCGCCGGTACTCGCTTTGCTACGCGAGCAGTTGCAGGGCTGAGTCATATCAGCCCTGCGCTTGTCTACGGATCAATACGCCGGCAGCTCGCAGCCAAATGCAGTGCGATAGGCGGTGGCGAGGCTGTCGCGGTCGAAGTGATGGTTCTGGCCGCCGCGATGGGCGATCTTGAGGGCTCCCAGCAGGGAGGCAAGGCGACCTGTGCTTTCCCAGTCCCACCCCTTTTCAATGCCGAACAGCAGGCCGGCGCGATAGGCGTCACCGCAGCCCGTCGGGTCCAGCACTTCCGTCGCCTTGGCAGTGGGGATGAGGATTTCCTTGCCGTCGGCATGCATCGTCGAGCCTTCGGCGCCACGCGTCACGACCAGCATCTTCACCATCGCTGCCAGATCGGCAATTGACTTGCCGGTGCGCTCTTCCATCAGCGCGGCTTCGTAGTCGTTGAGTGCCACATAATCGGCTGCCTGCACGCAGGCTAGCAGTTCGGCGCCGCTGAACAGCGGCATGGCCTGACCCGGATCGAAAATGAAGGGGATCTTGGCGGCGGTCAGTTCGGCAACGCGTGCCAGCATGCCTTCACGACCATCCGGGCCGACGACCGCGAGGGTGATGCCGGGGACGTGGTCGAAATGGTTCTCGTGCGAGAGCGACATCGCCCCCGGATGGAAGGCAGTGATCTGGTTATCGTCCAGATCAGTGGTGATGAAGCACTGGGGTGTGTAGTGGTCCGGCAGGGTGCGGATGCATTCCTGGCGGATCTGCAGCTCGTCCAGACGCTTGGCGTAAGGCGTGAAGTCCTGCCCCACGGTGGCCATGGGTAGCGGATCGCCGCCCAGCAATTTGAGGTTGTAAGCGATATTGCCCGCGCAGCCGCCGAATTCGCGGCGCATCTGCGGAACCAGGAACGACACCGACAGCATATGCACCTTGTCGGGCAGGATGTGGTGCTTGAAACGGTCCGGGAAGACCATGATGGTGTCGTAAGCGACCGAACCGCAAATCAGCGTGGGCATTGCACAAAATCCGTTATTTCAGGTTAACCGGTCGATTTTACCGGGTTGGAGGCCTGCCGCGCAGCCCTTGTGTCGATTGGGCAGCAAGCAGTGTGGTACGGGTAGGCGCAGGACACAGTCGCATTCTGCCCACAGCGCGGCCTGTGGCTTGTTCCCCCGTGCGTTATTGGTCGCGACGATCTAAGCTAGCGGCTGATCAAGCGGCTGGGAGCTGAGGATGTTGCTGGGTACCGAGCGTTTTCCCATGCGCTGGGGCGATATGGACGCGCTGGGACATCTGAACAACACGCTGTACTTCCGCTTCTGCGAAGAAACCCGGGTGCGCTGGCTGGATGCGCGTGGTTGGCGGGTTGATACCGCTGCCGGTGCCGGGCCGATTCTGGCCGCCACCAGTTGCCAGTTCCGCGTACCCCTGGTGTATCCCTGCGATATCCGCATCGAGACCTCGGTTGCCCGAATCGGCAACAGCAGCTTTACCCTGCGCCACCGTATCTGCCGTGATGATCAACCCGACATCACCGCGGCGGAGGCCGAGGCGGTGATCGTGTGGTGCGATTATGCGAGCGGCAGCTCGCTCCCCCTGCCCGACGCGCTGCGTCAGCAACTGGAGGTAAACCCTGCATGAAGACCGCGTTCAAGGTGCGCGATGCACGCCCGGGCGATGCGCCCGCTATCTACGAGCTGGTGCGCGAGCTGGCGGCCTACGAAAAGCTCACCCATGTATGCACGGGTACGCCTGAGCAACTGCATGAGCATCTTTGGGGGCCACGGCCTTATATCGAGGCCTTGCTGGCCGAGGTAGAGCGGGGCGGGCGTATGCATGCCGTGGGTTTTGCCCTTTATTTCCACAACTATTCCACCTTTCTGGCGCAGCCGGGCTTGTATCTGGAAGACCTGTTCGTGCTGCCCGAATATCGCCGCAACGGTATCGGCGAGGCCCTGTTCCGCGAAGTGGCGCATCGTGCGGTCGAGCGTGGCTGCGGTCGTTTCGAGTGGGCGGTGCTCGACTGGAACACCCCTGCGCTCGATTTCTACCGCAATCTCGGCGCAACCATCATGCCCGAGTGGCGTATCTGCCGCGCCACCGGCAGCACGCTCAGGGCCATGGCGGCGGGCGGCACATCAGCCTGAGCCGCAGCCTGTCATCGTTTTTCCGGGGGTTGGTCGCATCCGGCGCGGAGAGCAGCGCGCTGCGTACTATCCTCGGCTTTGTCCTGTTTACCCCGTCACCCCTGCATGCCAAAAAGCCCCATGAGGGCAACAAGAAGGAGATTCCATGCGCTTCACCACGCTGAGCCTCGTGCTCGCCACTTCCTTGGGCTTTGCCCTGCCGCTGCACGCCGCCGAATCGGCAGTGCAAGACCCGCGACCCGCACAGCTGCTTGCTGGCGCCAAGGCAAGCAAGTTCACCGCCGTTGAGGGGATTACCGAGTACCGGCTCGCCAACGGCCTGCGCGTCTTGCTGTTCCCTGATGCCTCCAAGCCTACGACCACGGTCAACGTGACCTATATGGTTGGGAGCCGTCACGAGAATTACGGCGAAACCGGCATGGCCCACTTGCTGGAGCATCTGGTGTTCAAGGGGACGCCCAGCCTGCCGGGCAAGACCATCGTCGAAGAGTTCGCCAAGCGTGGCATGCGCTTCAATGGCACCACCTTCTACGACCGCACCAATTACTTTGAAACCTTCGCCGCCAG belongs to Chitinimonas sp. BJYL2 and includes:
- the metH gene encoding methionine synthase; translated protein: MTQRRTQIEALLQDRILMLDGGMGTMIQRHNLGEADYRGERFKDWPSDLKGNNDLLVLTQPAIIGGIHQAYLDAGADIIETNSFNATSIAMADYDMQSLVHELNVAAARLVKDLCVAQTAKTPNKPRFCAGVLGPTNRTCSISPDVNDPGYRNVTFDQLVESYLEAIDGLVVGGADLLLVETIFDTLNAKAAVFAIHKYFDERPDIERLPIMVSGTITDQSGRTLTGQTTEAFYNSLRHADAVSYGLNCALGPDLLRPYVEEMARVSESFVSVHANAGLPNAFGGYDLTPEVMAVQVREWAESGLVNIVGGCCGTTPDHIAAMAQALAGLKPRALPQIEAKQRLSGLEPFNIGDGDLFVNVGERTNVTGSRAFAKLILAGDYPAALEVARQQVVAGAQVIDVNMDEGMLDAEKAMVTFLNLIASEPDISRVPVMIDSSKWSVIEAGLKCVQGKCIVNSISMKEGVAEFIKHARLCKRYGAAVIVMAFDEVGQADTYARKIEICEKSYRILVDEVGFDPADIIFDPNIFAVATGIEEHARYGLDFIEATGWIKQHLPHAKISGGVSNVSFSFRGNNKVREAIHAVFLYHAIQRGMTMGIVNAGALEVYEEVEPELRNAIEDVVLNRARADGADTTEHLIALAERFKGDANAAKGEDLSWRNGSLQERITHALVKGITTYIVEDTEEARQSLPRPINVIEGPLMNGMNHVGDLFGSGKMFLPQVVKSARVMKAAVAYLEPFIEEEKVRLGIADAKAKGKIVMATVKGDVHDIGKNIVGVVLRCNNYEVIDLGVMVPAQKILDTAREVGADIIGLSGLITPSLEEMAHVAKEMQRQGFTIPLLIGGATTSKVHTAVKIAPNYDQPVIYVPDASRAVGVCSNLLSEDLRADYVAGIASEYENIRTIHANRGKLDLLKIADARANAFKPDWAGYTPPKPKQLGVIRFEQYPLAEIVEYIDWSPFFNAWELFGKYPKILQDEVVGESARALFADGQAMLKQMVAENWVQANGVIGLFPAASVGDDIELYDPVSGNKLMAMHCLRQQNRKAEGKPNWSLADFVAPKDSGKNDYVGLFAVTAGLNVDPHVARFEAANDDYNAIMVKALADRLAEAFAELMHAKVRRELWAYAHETGLNVDDLTEERYRGIRPAPGYPACPDHTTKTDLFRVLDAESIGMQLTEGYAMLPTAAVSGLYFSHPDAQYFAVGKLDKDQVEDYAVRRGVSVQQAERDLAPNLAYNA
- a CDS encoding succinylglutamate desuccinylase/aspartoacylase family protein, coding for MLPPAQLRWHTLAHAEPGSRLIITGAVHGIETCGTRAIQRLLAELDRGELALCRGQLTLVPVCNPLAYAQGRREGEGDLNRKIAVRDAPASFEERLANQLAPLLLAHDVLLDLHSFQSPGQPFVVLGPDTPFVRAADEVALARYLGVSRFVEGSLIRTERVVPPPGGASMANWMRAHGKYGLTLECGQHADPAAPEVAYRAIRHTLAYLGLVDEPEPAAAEAPLSVRFRQTILRRSEADQFSRAWQSFDAVQAGELIGTFGDGSVLRAEADGYLVFPDPLCKVGAEWVYLADAGTRFTD
- the ntrC gene encoding nitrogen regulation protein NR(I), which produces MKPVWIIDDDRSIRWVFEKALGREGIAFRSFASVAETLDALQRETPAVVVSDIRMPGESGLDLLAQIKERHPRLPVIIMTAHSDLDSAVAAFQGGAFEYLPKPFDVDHAVELIRRALDESLKQDVEDEVPEDAPAILGQAPAMQEVFRAIGRLSQSAATVLITGESGSGKELVARALHRHSPRAGRQFVAINTAAIPKDLLESELFGHERGAFTGAQAQRTGRFEQAEGGTLFLDEIGDMPPELQTRLLRVLSDGFFYRVGGHAPIKANVRVIAATHQALEERVKNGLFREDLFHRLNVIRLRLPSLQERREDIPLLARHFLAKSARDLGVEAKRLTDDAMRVLTGFAFPGNVRQLENLCHWITVMAPGQAVGPADLPPELKQEGSSSVSGDWVEQLAQEADRRLRQGERGFIEALTHQFERTLILRALAATGGKRIEAAERLGLGRNTLTRKIQELDLEREIGGE